In Chrysemys picta bellii isolate R12L10 unplaced genomic scaffold, ASM1138683v2 scaf6977, whole genome shotgun sequence, the DNA window GTGATTAACGCACCTGCACGGCTCTGGCAAACGCCAAGCCATCACTGCTAACCCTACTGATAAACGCCGTCCTATCACTAAACCCAAGTAGCCAGGGCAGACCTATTCATCCCAATGATTAATGGCACATTCATAATTAATAGTGCCACCGTTTAACTAAAGATCCCGCTACTAAATGCAATCCTCTTAATAACAGCTGTATTGCGGTGCGTGCCCTCTGGTTAATAGTGCACATGCTGTACAGCAGGGAGGTTACCGGTCCTGGAGGCAGATGGTTGGGTTAATGCTCTGCTTCCTGGTCTCCCCCTTTGCCCAGGTGTCAATGCGATGCTCAGGAAAGTGGCAGTGGCAGCCGCCTCTAAACCGCACGTGGAGATCCGCCAGGATGGGGACCAGTTCTACATCAAAACGTCTACCACCGTCCGCACCACTGAGATCAACTTCAAAGTAGGGGAGAGCTTCGAAGAGGAGACTGTGGATGGCAGAA includes these proteins:
- the LOC135980712 gene encoding cellular retinoic acid-binding protein 1-like, with translation MPNFAGTWKMKSSENFDELLKALGVNAMLRKVAVAAASKPHVEIRQDGDQFYIKTSTTVRTTEINFKVGESFEEETVDGRKCRVRAREKCKRE